A region from the Aegilops tauschii subsp. strangulata cultivar AL8/78 chromosome 5, Aet v6.0, whole genome shotgun sequence genome encodes:
- the LOC109775187 gene encoding uncharacterized protein isoform X2: MASSHSSIDAALKKLGKKKGLWGANDANGEIMLHFASSQGCLVSFRFLVAEAGLDVNSESNTGVTPMFFAALQGNVQVSGPAMPDERGSTPLYSAAAAGHCEAVWLLLSKGVHVDPIDYRGTLLHLAAVKDHDQVVMVLLEHGADPNKAAHHVFSPLMMTVCGKSLKCMRLLIEASTDVSVRDYSGPTPLMEAVDDGLTGFVKILLDAGTNPNIPNQHGAIPIELAADSGRHKLVQILLPRTKPFKSLPYCSVGGTITTLNSTKINAPQD, encoded by the exons atggCCTCCTCCCACTCCAGCATCGACGCCGCTCTCAAGA AGTTAGGAAAGAAGAAGGGCCTGTGGGGAGCTAACGACGCGAATGGGGAAATCATGCTTCATTTCGCTTCGAGCCAGGGCTGCCTGGTGAGCTTCCGGTTCCTGGTGGCGGAGGCGGGGCTTGATGTCAACTCGGAGTCAAATACAG GCGTGACACCCATGTTCTTCGCCGCACTCCAGGGGAATGTCCAAGTTAGTGGCCCTGCGATGCCCGACGAGAGGGGCTCCACGCCGCTGTACAGTGCAGCAGCAGCAG GGCACTGTGAGGCTGTATGGCTATTGCTGTCCAAAGGAGTTCATGTGGATCCTATCGATTACCGAGGGACACTATTACACTTGGCTGCTGTGAAGGACCACGATCAGGTTGTAATGGTTCTACTGGAGCATGGGGCTGAT CCCAATAAAGCTGCCCATCACGTATTTTCACCACTCATGATGACTGTCTGTGGGAAGTCCTTGAAATGCATGAGGCTACTTATTGAG GCTAGTACCGATGTGAGCGTTCGTGATTACTCTGGACCAACTCCTTTAATGGAGGCTGTTGATGATGGCTTAACCGGCTTTGTCAAGATCTTGCTAGATGCTGGAACCAACCCTAACATCCCTAACCAG catggagcaattcCTATCGAGCTAGCAGCAGATAGTGGTCGACACAAGCTTGTTCAAATTCTGTTACCTAGGACAAAACCATTTAAATCTCTGCCATATTGTAGTGTTGGTGGGACAATTACAACTCTGAATTCTACAAAAATCAATGCTCCTCAG GATTAG
- the LOC109775187 gene encoding uncharacterized protein isoform X1: MASSHSSIDAALKKLGKKKGLWGANDANGEIMLHFASSQGCLVSFRFLVAEAGLDVNSESNTGVTPMFFAALQGNVQVSGPAMPDERGSTPLYSAAAAGHCEAVWLLLSKGVHVDPIDYRGTLLHLAAVKDHDQVVMVLLEHGADPNKAAHHVFSPLMMTVCGKSLKCMRLLIEASTDVSVRDYSGPTPLMEAVDDGLTGFVKILLDAGTNPNIPNQHGAIPIELAADSGRHKLVQILLPRTKPFKSLPYCSVGGTITTLNSTKINAPQFGNAGLDVPRAAGQTMKAIMELLRVCTMYPLLVFLLAILLLSTGVHSITHDTSFNEGTCRYDMISVAVLSCMQPDKSWKSPSVSCCKALTHAIDELPAGGENGKCCLCRFMRASLS; encoded by the exons atggCCTCCTCCCACTCCAGCATCGACGCCGCTCTCAAGA AGTTAGGAAAGAAGAAGGGCCTGTGGGGAGCTAACGACGCGAATGGGGAAATCATGCTTCATTTCGCTTCGAGCCAGGGCTGCCTGGTGAGCTTCCGGTTCCTGGTGGCGGAGGCGGGGCTTGATGTCAACTCGGAGTCAAATACAG GCGTGACACCCATGTTCTTCGCCGCACTCCAGGGGAATGTCCAAGTTAGTGGCCCTGCGATGCCCGACGAGAGGGGCTCCACGCCGCTGTACAGTGCAGCAGCAGCAG GGCACTGTGAGGCTGTATGGCTATTGCTGTCCAAAGGAGTTCATGTGGATCCTATCGATTACCGAGGGACACTATTACACTTGGCTGCTGTGAAGGACCACGATCAGGTTGTAATGGTTCTACTGGAGCATGGGGCTGAT CCCAATAAAGCTGCCCATCACGTATTTTCACCACTCATGATGACTGTCTGTGGGAAGTCCTTGAAATGCATGAGGCTACTTATTGAG GCTAGTACCGATGTGAGCGTTCGTGATTACTCTGGACCAACTCCTTTAATGGAGGCTGTTGATGATGGCTTAACCGGCTTTGTCAAGATCTTGCTAGATGCTGGAACCAACCCTAACATCCCTAACCAG catggagcaattcCTATCGAGCTAGCAGCAGATAGTGGTCGACACAAGCTTGTTCAAATTCTGTTACCTAGGACAAAACCATTTAAATCTCTGCCATATTGTAGTGTTGGTGGGACAATTACAACTCTGAATTCTACAAAAATCAATGCTCCTCAG TTTGGTAATGCAGGATTAGATGTTCCACGAGCTGCAGGCCAAACCATGAAAGCAATTATGGAACTACTGAGAG TTTGTACTATGTACCCGTTGCTGGTCTTTTTGCTTGCCATCCTTCTATTATCTACTGGGGTGCATTCCATCACACATGATACAAGTTTCAATGAGGGCACTTGTCGATATGACATGATCAGTGTTGCAGTCCTCTCATGCATGCAACCGGACAAGTCATGGAAGTCACCCTCAGTCTCATGCTGCAAAGCACTGACACATGcaattgatgagttgccggctgGCGGTGAGAATGGAAAGTGTTGTTTATGCCGTTTCATGAGGGCTTCATTATCCTGA